One segment of Macrotis lagotis isolate mMagLag1 chromosome 1, bilby.v1.9.chrom.fasta, whole genome shotgun sequence DNA contains the following:
- the LOC141502350 gene encoding uncharacterized protein LOC141502350 — protein MGLPGLFSYILMVSFAAGPALSEQTVRGVVGQSVTLPCTYSVHDGVTSMCWGRGWCPLTKCSNEIIWTDGHKMTFQHSNRYNLNENLSEGIVSLTIENLTEADAGLYCCRVEFSGWFNDQKVTVKLMIDQATTVTALTTPASTHPTLTTLTSFASTHPMLTTTKDQSSGNIPIMFYGQKIFGERHSVQKQCTDHILKCSELKRDFQLGSLGGLYFWMTSLSHHILIHHLLFCFCSLTFLAGSRNEAERSVPEDGSYAEGNVYTIEDNVYIVEDNIYMIEEENEYVVPTCNEKKEPSKI, from the exons ATGGGTCTTCCTGGCTTGTTCAGCTACATCCTGATGGTGTCTTTTGCAG CAGGTCCTGCTCTGTCTGAACAGACTGTGAGAGGAGTAGTGGGCCAATCTGTCACTTTGCCCTGTACATATTCAGTGCATGATGGTGTCACATCCATGTGCTGGGGTCGGGGATGGTGTCCTCTGACTAAGTGCTCCAATGAAATCATCTGGACAGATGGACACAAGATGACCTTTCAACATTCCAACCGGTACAATTTAAACGAAAACCTTTCTGAAGGGATTGTGTCTCTGACGATAGAGAACCTGACAGAGGCAGATGCTGGGTTATATTGCTGCCGGGTGGAATTTTCTGGTTGGTTTAATGACCAGAAAGTCACAGTGAAACTGATGATTGACCAGG CCACCACTGTTACTGCTCTAACAACCCCTGCTTCTACTCACCCCACGCTGACAACCCTAACATCCTTTGCTTCTACTCATCCAATGTTGACAACCACCAAGGATCAAAGCTCAGGTAATATTCCCATAATGTTCTATGGTCAGAAGATTTTTGGTGAAAGACATTCTGTACAGAAGCAATGTACAGACCA TATCCTTAAGTGCTCTGAGTTAAAAAGGGATTTTCAACTTGGGAGTTTGGGTGGCTTGTATTTTTGGATGACTTCCTTGTCACACCATATTcttattcatcatttattattctGTTTCTGTAGTCTGACTTTCTTGGCAGGTAGTAGAAATGAGGCTGAAAGGTCTGTCCCTGAAGATGGCAGTTATGCAGAGGGCAATGTCTACACGATTGAAGATAACGTCTACATTGTTGAGGATAATATCTATATGATAGAAGAGGAGAATGAGTATGTCGTACCAACATGCAATGAGAAAAAGGAACCCTCCAAAATTTGA